One part of the Pannonibacter sp. XCT-53 genome encodes these proteins:
- a CDS encoding DUF2312 domain-containing protein has protein sequence MTETSEITLSVPTPAGDQLRAFIERIERLEEEKKTVAEEIKDIYGEAKGNGFDPKILRKVISLRKKQPHERQEEEAILDLYMTALGG, from the coding sequence ATGACCGAGACCAGCGAGATCACCCTGAGCGTCCCGACGCCCGCAGGCGACCAGCTCCGCGCCTTCATCGAGCGCATCGAGCGCCTCGAGGAGGAAAAGAAGACCGTCGCCGAGGAGATCAAGGACATTTACGGCGAGGCCAAGGGCAACGGCTTTGATCCCAAGATCCTGCGCAAGGTCATCTCCCTGCGCAAGAAGCAGCCGCACGAGCGGCAGGAGGAGGAGGCAATCCTCGACCTTTACATGACCGCTCTGGGTGGCTGA
- a CDS encoding HNH endonuclease signature motif containing protein, with protein sequence MAKLTMMRPRLGAMPSSVQAMPKVAASIYQSAEWRKFAADIKRQRGGACEVCGSRNRVIADHIVELKDGGEPFNPQNIQLLCHPHHQAKTAAARARRASGVTG encoded by the coding sequence ATGGCCAAGCTGACGATGATGCGCCCGCGCCTCGGCGCGATGCCGAGCAGCGTGCAGGCGATGCCAAAGGTCGCGGCGTCGATCTACCAGTCGGCTGAGTGGCGCAAGTTTGCCGCTGACATCAAGCGCCAGCGCGGCGGGGCTTGCGAGGTCTGTGGCTCGCGAAACCGCGTGATCGCCGACCACATCGTTGAGCTGAAGGACGGCGGCGAGCCATTCAACCCGCAGAATATCCAGCTGCTGTGTCACCCGCATCACCAGGCAAAGACGGCAGCGGCGCGGGCGCGTCGGGCGTCCGGCGTTACGGGCTGA
- a CDS encoding transcription termination/antitermination NusG family protein — translation MTRSMTPANYAMVQQLELMMRLVRHVPLEWVVAWCNPRCEQRAASALGDRGVLTYLPVVAERRQTGRDKRWVDTYRPMMVRYLFVGLDVAGGETVDMVRAADGVEGLLSVERGGPAVRVPVRDLTRVIATSIASFRGREIEVGHRFRLGDVVLVVDGPFAGQQVVVKGIAAGGDAVRADVSAFGGEIAATLPVDSLKASA, via the coding sequence ATGACACGGTCGATGACACCGGCAAACTACGCGATGGTCCAGCAGCTCGAGCTGATGATGCGGCTGGTGCGGCATGTGCCGCTGGAATGGGTGGTAGCGTGGTGCAACCCGCGCTGCGAACAGCGGGCGGCCTCGGCCCTGGGTGACAGGGGTGTGCTGACCTATCTGCCCGTGGTGGCGGAGCGAAGGCAGACCGGGCGCGACAAACGGTGGGTGGACACCTATCGCCCGATGATGGTGCGCTACCTGTTCGTGGGGCTCGATGTGGCCGGCGGCGAGACGGTTGACATGGTGCGGGCTGCGGACGGCGTCGAGGGTCTGCTGTCTGTGGAGCGCGGCGGGCCGGCCGTGCGCGTGCCGGTGCGCGATCTCACGCGGGTGATTGCCACCTCCATTGCCTCGTTCAGGGGGCGGGAGATCGAGGTTGGCCACAGGTTCCGGCTCGGCGATGTGGTGCTCGTTGTGGATGGGCCATTTGCCGGGCAACAGGTTGTTGTCAAAGGCATTGCGGCGGGCGGTGACGCCGTGCGGGCGGATGTTTCGGCGTTCGGCGGCGAGATTGCGGCAACGCTGCCTGTTGACAGCCTCAAGGCCTCGGCGTAA
- a CDS encoding SAM-dependent DNA methyltransferase — MGAVRKARPAAARAVMASRVEPRGSDDFFPTPPWATRALCAEVLGLAPGAALSVWEPACGEGHMAVPLADYFAEVVASDLHDRGFSRLHGSAWDFLTLLPQDQFAPGRFDWIITNPPYGDLPQQFVERAFLHRPRVGVAVFVPLRWLETIARAVELFIPFPPHVVAVFAERVALTRGGWDPDAGTATAYCWVVWRTDGAAARPLQWIAPGAARRHSRAVDLTLVRARCPQDAAGPLFEEIEA; from the coding sequence ATGGGGGCGGTGCGGAAAGCGCGGCCGGCGGCGGCGCGGGCGGTGATGGCCTCGCGGGTCGAGCCGCGCGGCTCGGATGATTTTTTCCCGACGCCGCCCTGGGCGACCCGGGCGCTCTGTGCCGAGGTGCTGGGGCTGGCCCCCGGCGCGGCGCTGTCCGTCTGGGAGCCCGCCTGCGGCGAGGGCCACATGGCCGTGCCGCTCGCCGACTATTTCGCCGAGGTGGTGGCGTCTGACCTGCATGACCGGGGGTTCTCGCGGCTGCATGGCTCGGCCTGGGATTTCCTGACGCTGCTGCCGCAGGATCAATTCGCGCCCGGGCGGTTCGACTGGATCATCACCAATCCGCCGTACGGGGATCTGCCGCAGCAGTTTGTCGAGCGGGCGTTCCTGCACCGGCCGCGCGTGGGGGTGGCCGTTTTCGTTCCGCTGCGCTGGCTGGAGACGATTGCCCGGGCGGTGGAGCTGTTCATCCCGTTCCCGCCGCATGTGGTGGCGGTGTTTGCCGAGCGTGTTGCCCTGACGCGGGGCGGCTGGGACCCGGATGCCGGGACGGCCACGGCCTATTGCTGGGTTGTCTGGCGGACGGACGGGGCGGCGGCGCGGCCCCTGCAATGGATCGCGCCGGGCGCGGCCCGCCGGCACAGCCGGGCTGTTGACCTGACACTGGTGCGGGCGCGCTGCCCGCAGGACGCGGCCGGGCCGCTGTTTGAGGAGATCGAGGCATGA
- a CDS encoding tyrosine-type recombinase/integrase: protein MDRGGADATAASGRPRKRTGRRARGLHPVERDGHWHCVGTLRARGRSIRVRRSLGIPAGARSEDLAWDAVREIEAEILAEISGEGGPGAYVAVAAQDYLSQKRTRALGKTTVDVIQEIAGLFGLRRLNDIAPDEWKRHVETRQKDNSPATRERYLNALLAFLSFCRTHHRLKTLPTFQRDKIARNPLRRTRRRIRELRPDLIARLLMSAHITIRAQLAVEWSAGARVSSVLHGCRVCDLILAEGREQLTFHDTKNGTSVDAVLHPTAAAILRDYVAWRGKLHEREAPLFLTYKRLPYADTEGAWGGQNKTGFNAAKRRAAASVLADAEREASRITDPAARAEILAQAEADAALLRSVTQHWFRHMLASRMVREGDLRTAMEQGGWLDPRSIMGYTHDAPEHRRRAVHAFDDFGTYLTRDASEKKVNG, encoded by the coding sequence ATGGACAGAGGAGGGGCTGACGCGACTGCGGCAAGCGGTCGCCCGCGAAAGCGAACCGGGCGGCGCGCTCGCGGCCTCCACCCGGTCGAGCGCGACGGACACTGGCACTGCGTTGGCACCCTCCGTGCTCGCGGACGCTCGATCCGCGTTAGACGTAGTCTTGGCATTCCGGCCGGGGCGCGGAGCGAAGACCTCGCCTGGGACGCAGTCCGGGAAATCGAGGCAGAAATCCTCGCGGAAATCTCCGGCGAGGGCGGCCCAGGTGCATATGTTGCGGTAGCGGCCCAGGATTACCTGAGCCAGAAACGGACCCGGGCGCTCGGCAAAACGACAGTCGACGTCATCCAGGAGATTGCAGGCCTGTTCGGGCTGCGCCGCCTGAACGACATCGCGCCCGACGAATGGAAACGGCATGTCGAGACGCGGCAGAAGGACAACTCGCCCGCAACCCGCGAACGCTACCTGAACGCACTGCTCGCGTTCCTCTCGTTCTGCCGGACCCATCACCGCCTCAAGACCCTGCCCACATTCCAGCGCGACAAGATCGCCCGCAACCCGCTGCGCAGGACGCGCCGCCGCATCCGCGAGCTGCGACCGGACCTGATTGCCCGCCTGCTGATGTCGGCACACATCACAATCCGCGCACAGCTGGCGGTCGAATGGTCCGCCGGCGCGCGCGTCTCGTCCGTGCTGCACGGCTGCCGCGTCTGCGACCTGATCCTCGCCGAGGGCCGGGAGCAGCTGACATTCCACGACACCAAGAACGGCACGAGCGTCGATGCCGTGCTGCACCCGACAGCGGCGGCGATCCTGCGCGACTATGTCGCCTGGCGCGGCAAGCTTCACGAGCGCGAGGCCCCGCTGTTCCTGACCTACAAGCGCCTGCCCTACGCGGACACCGAGGGCGCATGGGGCGGCCAGAACAAAACGGGCTTCAACGCCGCCAAACGCCGCGCCGCCGCATCCGTGCTCGCCGATGCCGAGCGCGAGGCCAGCCGAATCACCGACCCCGCAGCGCGCGCAGAGATCCTCGCCCAGGCCGAGGCAGACGCGGCGCTGCTCAGGTCGGTGACGCAGCACTGGTTCCGGCACATGCTCGCATCCCGCATGGTCCGCGAGGGCGACCTCAGGACAGCGATGGAGCAGGGCGGGTGGCTCGATCCGCGCTCAATCATGGGCTATACACATGACGCCCCGGAACACCGGCGACGGGCGGTGCATGCATTCGACGATTTCGGCACGTATTTGACACGAGACGCTAGCGAAAAGAAAGTAAATGGCTGA
- a CDS encoding AraC family transcriptional regulator has protein sequence MSGDFDLFGNPVEVLSKLRGRPKHEASAEIENKIKMLLALGWSNQRIAAAVGLSLPTLRKNYFQVLKLRECQRDRMNLARAMKLWELGTAGNVAALKAFAQMLERNDLEVLSTRIRDDQPEEVEEDRSKLGKKVRAQLEAEDVANGNSSWGDDLVFRTPVQ, from the coding sequence ATGAGCGGGGATTTTGACCTGTTCGGCAACCCGGTCGAGGTGCTCTCCAAGCTACGGGGGCGGCCAAAGCATGAGGCGAGCGCCGAAATAGAGAACAAAATCAAGATGTTGCTTGCGCTCGGATGGAGCAATCAGCGCATTGCGGCCGCTGTCGGGCTGTCGTTGCCGACGCTGCGCAAGAATTATTTTCAGGTGCTCAAGTTGAGGGAGTGTCAGCGGGACCGGATGAACCTCGCCCGGGCCATGAAGCTGTGGGAGCTGGGAACGGCGGGCAACGTTGCGGCGCTCAAGGCCTTCGCGCAGATGCTCGAGCGCAATGATCTTGAGGTGCTGAGTACGCGGATCCGGGATGACCAGCCCGAGGAGGTCGAGGAGGATCGCAGCAAGCTCGGCAAAAAGGTTCGGGCGCAGCTCGAGGCGGAGGATGTCGCCAACGGCAATAGTAGTTGGGGCGATGATCTCGTGTTCAGGACGCCGGTGCAATGA
- a CDS encoding YqaA family protein: MRKEGPILAELAGLFAAALLAATLLPAQSEALLAGLIAAGSQPVWLLVAVASAGNILGAVINWGLGRGLTLYRDRRWFPVSQQGLARAEAWYRRYGRWSLLFSWVPVIGDPLTVIAGSLREPFAVFLLLVALGKIGRYLAIAAVTLQIV, from the coding sequence ATGAGGAAGGAAGGACCGATCTTGGCGGAACTGGCCGGACTGTTTGCGGCGGCGCTCCTGGCCGCGACCCTGTTGCCGGCCCAGTCGGAGGCGCTGCTTGCCGGGCTGATCGCCGCCGGCAGCCAGCCGGTCTGGCTGCTGGTGGCCGTGGCAAGCGCCGGCAACATTCTCGGCGCGGTGATCAACTGGGGGCTGGGGCGAGGGCTGACGCTCTACCGCGACCGGCGCTGGTTTCCGGTCTCGCAGCAAGGACTGGCCCGGGCGGAGGCGTGGTATCGCCGCTATGGCCGCTGGTCGCTGCTGTTCTCGTGGGTGCCGGTCATCGGCGACCCGCTGACGGTGATCGCGGGCTCGCTGCGCGAGCCGTTCGCGGTGTTCCTGCTGCTGGTCGCCCTTGGCAAGATCGGCCGCTATCTGGCGATAGCGGCCGTGACCTTGCAGATCGTGTGA
- a CDS encoding invasion associated locus B family protein, translating to MTGIRFGFMVATLAAIAATQANAAEACTETSEGRRFQCGEWHVGRDIDEMTDAINWTLMTYVPNAGATDTWPSLSFFCRNEELMLLVAPGTYVFAPYELTLRIDAAKALTLPYQGAPGTAAVIRGKAVKALTKQMTAGQLARARLNTIAGQQTFTFELNGLADALALTPCKP from the coding sequence ATGACGGGAATACGCTTTGGTTTCATGGTCGCAACGCTGGCCGCCATTGCGGCCACGCAAGCGAACGCGGCAGAGGCCTGCACAGAAACATCTGAAGGCAGACGTTTTCAGTGCGGCGAATGGCACGTGGGCCGCGATATTGATGAGATGACGGACGCGATTAACTGGACGCTGATGACCTATGTTCCTAACGCCGGAGCCACAGACACATGGCCCAGCCTGTCCTTCTTCTGCCGGAACGAGGAACTGATGCTCTTGGTGGCGCCTGGCACATATGTCTTTGCGCCTTACGAACTGACGCTCCGCATTGACGCCGCAAAGGCTCTGACCTTGCCATATCAGGGAGCGCCGGGGACAGCCGCCGTCATTCGCGGCAAAGCCGTTAAGGCACTTACGAAGCAGATGACCGCTGGTCAGCTGGCCCGCGCCCGCCTCAACACCATCGCTGGACAGCAAACTTTTACATTCGAGCTGAATGGCTTGGCCGACGCCCTCGCGTTGACCCCCTGCAAGCCGTGA
- a CDS encoding helix-turn-helix domain-containing protein, protein MWRLDRVAFGQALADGRARWRMTLREVEAATGVSRSTISRAERGSADAFQSAQNVLVLCWFYRLDPMSFLVEGEADCDGDAGFHVHPPVRQTLSGG, encoded by the coding sequence ATGTGGCGGCTTGACCGGGTTGCCTTCGGGCAGGCGCTGGCGGACGGGCGGGCGCGGTGGCGGATGACCCTGCGCGAGGTGGAGGCTGCGACCGGCGTGTCGCGGTCGACCATCAGCCGGGCTGAGCGGGGCAGCGCGGATGCGTTCCAGAGCGCCCAGAACGTGCTGGTGCTGTGCTGGTTCTACCGGCTCGACCCGATGTCGTTTCTGGTCGAGGGCGAGGCTGATTGCGACGGGGATGCCGGGTTTCACGTGCATCCCCCCGTGAGACAAACGTTATCCGGAGGTTAA
- a CDS encoding helix-turn-helix domain-containing protein — MDAEHLGDRISATQVGDDSGGRLMVHGEIMRKSLEESQAILDRDRSVFRVFNLPMTRQILANWLAEGLGRRAMTQADLARAVRMEPSKISKIIRLEREMNAEELLRIAYVLDLEPPLLPDITKSVIVPRPDAEDDPEDERLFDLAIQMAAEDEAISANGLAKNSDFLHDVYRHYVRLRKLSRRAVQRRPAASN, encoded by the coding sequence ATGGATGCCGAGCATCTCGGCGACCGCATTAGTGCCACCCAAGTGGGCGATGACAGTGGAGGCAGGCTCATGGTGCATGGCGAGATCATGCGAAAATCGCTTGAAGAAAGTCAAGCGATTTTAGACAGAGACAGAAGCGTTTTCCGCGTGTTCAATCTGCCTATGACTCGACAGATCCTCGCCAATTGGCTCGCTGAAGGGCTGGGGCGGCGCGCGATGACGCAGGCCGACCTTGCTCGCGCAGTCCGTATGGAGCCGTCCAAGATCAGCAAAATCATCCGCTTGGAACGCGAGATGAACGCAGAGGAACTTTTGCGCATCGCGTATGTGCTCGACCTGGAGCCGCCATTGCTGCCCGACATCACCAAGAGCGTGATCGTCCCGCGCCCGGACGCCGAGGACGACCCGGAGGACGAACGCCTGTTCGACCTCGCCATACAGATGGCCGCAGAGGACGAGGCCATATCAGCCAACGGATTGGCGAAAAACAGCGATTTCCTGCATGACGTGTACCGGCACTATGTCCGCCTGAGGAAACTCAGTCGGCGAGCCGTGCAGCGGCGCCCCGCCGCATCGAATTGA
- a CDS encoding helix-turn-helix domain-containing protein, producing the protein MSILLMSRIFKAPLGGASRKLLALRLADYADDDGRGIWPTVATLAAQTELSERTVQRLLADFVEEGLLVVVAEASGRRGQATRYDMVPEAIGRPAAASDGCHGVTGDTVSPVSTGDMDDATGDTSDADGCHHVTRTIKEPSITVIERERASGNADGATDGAVRAETMRARMRRVHRDWPTFATDSEVAAERAWVALTDDEREAAAAGLAAYVAETRRTGRTKFCSFSTYLAERRWERVTAGAASAAVSTHAAPAWGKAWAAARFAALAADPDPRCNMAPTRMQQQMIAAGTLSADEVRRAKLAAGGWPRVNTLDDNALNRARGTTVDAAVLALAERTEQVHRGSALWRAWAELHSQRGWPWFADAGRCAEWVYFPAREAGAGETVADVAAAADAFLEIVRGRA; encoded by the coding sequence ATGTCCATCCTGTTGATGTCCCGTATTTTCAAGGCTCCGCTGGGCGGTGCCTCGCGCAAATTGCTGGCTCTCCGGCTCGCCGACTATGCCGACGATGATGGTCGCGGCATCTGGCCGACCGTGGCAACGCTGGCGGCGCAGACCGAGCTGTCCGAGCGCACCGTGCAGCGGCTGCTCGCCGATTTCGTCGAGGAGGGTTTACTCGTGGTTGTGGCCGAGGCCTCCGGGCGGCGCGGTCAGGCGACGCGGTACGACATGGTGCCGGAGGCAATCGGGCGCCCGGCGGCGGCCTCTGACGGGTGTCATGGTGTCACGGGTGACACGGTGTCACCCGTTTCCACGGGTGACATGGACGACGCCACGGGTGACACCAGCGACGCTGACGGGTGTCACCATGTCACCCGAACCATAAAGGAACCATCAATAACCGTAATTGAGAGAGAGCGCGCGAGCGGGAACGCGGATGGCGCCACCGATGGCGCGGTGCGTGCCGAGACGATGCGAGCCCGGATGAGGCGGGTGCACCGGGACTGGCCGACGTTTGCAACCGACAGCGAGGTTGCGGCCGAGCGAGCCTGGGTTGCACTGACCGACGACGAGCGCGAGGCGGCGGCGGCGGGGCTGGCGGCCTATGTGGCCGAGACGCGGCGGACCGGGCGGACCAAATTCTGCTCGTTCTCGACCTATCTCGCGGAGCGGCGCTGGGAGCGGGTGACGGCGGGTGCGGCCTCGGCTGCGGTGTCCACCCATGCGGCTCCGGCCTGGGGCAAGGCCTGGGCGGCGGCGCGGTTTGCGGCGCTGGCGGCGGACCCGGACCCGCGCTGCAACATGGCGCCGACGCGGATGCAGCAGCAGATGATCGCAGCCGGGACGCTGTCGGCGGACGAGGTGCGGCGCGCGAAACTGGCGGCGGGTGGCTGGCCCCGCGTCAACACGCTGGACGACAACGCGCTCAACCGGGCGCGCGGCACGACGGTTGACGCGGCGGTGCTGGCGCTGGCCGAGCGCACCGAGCAGGTGCACCGCGGTTCGGCCCTGTGGCGGGCGTGGGCCGAGCTGCACAGCCAGCGCGGCTGGCCGTGGTTTGCCGATGCGGGCCGCTGTGCCGAGTGGGTCTATTTCCCGGCGCGTGAGGCCGGTGCGGGCGAGACCGTCGCGGATGTCGCGGCGGCGGCAGATGCGTTTCTCGAGATCGTCAGGGGGCGGGCATGA
- a CDS encoding DNA polymerase III subunit beta family protein, translating into MMRIVTTAGQLRAALNLVAPVVSRAGAAPVLTCVLIRGATVTATDLTVEARAEFDASQADGAGVVQIQPLRRLLCTMDRGQVITLSRETHLVAVTLEHGRGRVVLPGIDVAEWPHMDFAYGGLSRQADEQLARAVARCLPFVSAEKTRYYLNTVLLAEGVAVATDGWRLAVEPTGFHSDGALATLLLPISAAQRVAALRGGVDVVAGEGGHVRFVVPGLTVTVKLVDAEYPNWRRVVPADPAPHLQVTLNVDETRRALARCTATASRHLPPAVCLLMSRHGVVMSVDQPGGAEELLRSASVHMRGIEGDEVGLVAVNSMLLDGVLRRWAPDRVVRIEQGNFARIDDREIVVGAPLVFRAASDSGNCRGLTVFMPMAGGVAIDRCEALRVVERCRGLVAA; encoded by the coding sequence ATGATGCGGATTGTGACGACGGCGGGGCAGCTGCGGGCGGCGCTCAATCTGGTGGCGCCTGTGGTGTCGCGAGCCGGTGCGGCGCCGGTGCTGACCTGCGTGCTCATTCGTGGCGCTACTGTGACCGCGACGGATCTCACGGTCGAGGCGCGTGCCGAGTTTGATGCGTCGCAGGCCGATGGGGCGGGCGTCGTGCAGATCCAGCCGCTCAGGCGTCTGCTGTGCACCATGGATCGTGGTCAGGTGATTACGCTGTCGCGGGAGACCCACCTGGTGGCGGTGACGCTCGAGCATGGTCGGGGGCGGGTGGTGCTGCCGGGCATTGATGTCGCCGAATGGCCCCACATGGATTTTGCGTATGGCGGGCTGTCGCGGCAGGCCGACGAGCAGCTCGCGAGGGCGGTCGCGCGATGTCTTCCGTTCGTTTCGGCCGAGAAAACCCGTTACTACCTGAACACTGTCCTGCTCGCCGAGGGCGTTGCGGTGGCAACGGACGGCTGGCGCCTGGCCGTCGAGCCCACCGGGTTTCACAGTGACGGGGCGCTCGCCACGCTGCTGTTGCCGATTTCGGCGGCGCAGCGGGTCGCGGCGCTGCGCGGCGGGGTCGACGTTGTCGCTGGCGAGGGTGGCCATGTGCGTTTCGTCGTGCCGGGGCTGACCGTCACGGTCAAGCTGGTTGATGCGGAGTATCCCAACTGGCGACGCGTGGTGCCTGCCGATCCCGCTCCTCACCTGCAGGTGACGCTCAACGTTGACGAGACGCGCCGGGCGTTGGCGCGCTGCACGGCGACCGCCTCGCGGCACCTGCCGCCGGCCGTCTGCCTGTTGATGTCGCGCCACGGTGTCGTGATGTCGGTCGATCAGCCGGGCGGAGCAGAGGAGCTGCTGCGTTCCGCATCCGTGCATATGCGCGGGATCGAGGGCGATGAGGTGGGGCTGGTTGCGGTCAATTCGATGCTCCTCGACGGGGTGCTGCGGCGATGGGCGCCTGACCGCGTGGTTCGGATCGAGCAGGGCAATTTTGCCCGCATTGACGACCGGGAGATCGTTGTCGGGGCTCCGCTCGTGTTTCGGGCGGCGTCTGACAGCGGCAATTGTCGCGGACTGACCGTGTTCATGCCCATGGCGGGTGGCGTTGCCATTGACCGGTGCGAGGCGTTGCGGGTCGTGGAGCGGTGCAGGGGGCTCGTGGCGGCATGA
- a CDS encoding TerC family protein has translation MEFLFLLVMGKPVWMWLAFLGIVIGLLVLDLGLLHKDDHEIEVGESLRLSAMYIALGTLFAGFVWWQIDFDSAAKYMTAFVVEKTLAMDNIFVMALIFSYFAIPRAYQHRVLFWGILGVIVLRGIMIALGATIVHSYEWVLYIFAVFLIFTGIKMLFIADKEHNIGDNALIKFLKTRLRVTDELHGHDFTVKKKDPVTGKLVRYATPLMLALIAIEIADVIFAVDSVPAVFTITTDPYIVYTSNIFAILGLRALYFALAAILHRFAYLKYALSLLLVFIGSKIFIADLMGWEKFPPAWSLGITFAILGVGMAFSIWKTKDNNAAQA, from the coding sequence ATGGAATTTCTCTTCCTGCTCGTGATGGGCAAGCCCGTCTGGATGTGGCTGGCCTTCCTCGGCATCGTCATCGGTCTGCTCGTCCTGGATCTCGGGCTTCTGCACAAGGATGACCACGAGATCGAGGTCGGCGAGAGCCTTCGCCTGTCTGCCATGTACATCGCGCTCGGAACCCTGTTTGCCGGCTTTGTCTGGTGGCAGATCGACTTCGACAGCGCGGCCAAGTACATGACCGCCTTCGTGGTCGAGAAGACCCTGGCGATGGACAACATCTTCGTGATGGCGCTGATCTTCAGCTATTTCGCCATCCCGCGCGCCTATCAGCACCGCGTTCTCTTCTGGGGCATTCTGGGCGTGATCGTCCTGCGCGGCATCATGATCGCGCTGGGTGCGACCATCGTGCATTCCTATGAGTGGGTGCTCTACATCTTCGCCGTGTTCCTGATCTTCACCGGCATCAAGATGCTGTTCATCGCCGACAAGGAACACAACATCGGCGACAACGCGCTGATCAAGTTCCTGAAGACCCGCCTGCGCGTCACCGACGAGCTGCATGGCCATGACTTCACGGTGAAGAAGAAGGATCCGGTCACCGGCAAGCTGGTCCGCTATGCCACGCCGCTGATGCTGGCGCTGATCGCCATCGAGATCGCCGACGTGATCTTTGCGGTCGACTCGGTGCCGGCCGTGTTCACCATCACGACGGACCCCTACATCGTCTACACCTCGAACATCTTCGCGATCCTCGGCCTGCGCGCGCTCTATTTCGCGCTTGCCGCCATCCTGCACCGCTTCGCCTACCTCAAGTATGCGCTGTCGCTGCTTCTGGTCTTCATCGGCTCCAAGATCTTCATCGCCGACCTGATGGGCTGGGAGAAGTTCCCGCCGGCCTGGTCGCTGGGCATCACCTTCGCCATCCTCGGCGTCGGCATGGCCTTCTCGATCTGGAAGACCAAGGACAACAACGCCGCGCAGGCCTGA
- a CDS encoding GcrA family cell cycle regulator: MTPWRSLTTEQKREAVRPLAAEGLTYRQMAARLAPLYGALRVTQVQGACRLAGLLRPRRDDVDAGAGAQASGDSWRALPPQTKKRLLEPLAEQGLTAAQIADALTAQWGAVTRFAVIGACRRLGVVLTQPRGAAPGATSGTTSATTSGEAGGAGAAADAGACPQPQQPGPRPVRRSSLSNLMTAARVTLAPSHAERAGMPADERRALALASCREAGPIRLQALTAETCRWPLTADDGSTVYCGAERAHGAFCAGHGSIAYCPSPADKARLARLQRQAARRKAARVEVEHD, encoded by the coding sequence ATGACCCCGTGGCGCAGCCTGACGACCGAGCAGAAACGCGAGGCCGTGCGGCCGCTGGCGGCCGAGGGCCTGACCTACCGGCAGATGGCGGCGCGTCTGGCGCCGCTTTACGGCGCGCTGCGGGTGACGCAGGTGCAGGGCGCGTGCCGGCTGGCCGGGCTGCTGCGCCCGCGCCGCGACGATGTGGACGCGGGCGCCGGGGCGCAGGCCAGCGGCGACAGCTGGCGGGCGCTGCCGCCCCAGACCAAAAAACGCCTGCTCGAGCCGCTGGCGGAACAGGGCCTGACGGCGGCGCAGATTGCCGATGCGCTGACGGCGCAGTGGGGGGCCGTCACGCGGTTTGCCGTGATCGGCGCCTGTCGCCGGCTCGGCGTCGTGCTGACGCAGCCGCGCGGCGCTGCTCCCGGCGCGACATCGGGAACGACCTCGGCAACGACCTCGGGCGAGGCCGGGGGCGCGGGCGCGGCGGCGGATGCCGGTGCCTGCCCGCAGCCGCAGCAGCCCGGGCCGCGCCCTGTGCGCCGGTCGAGCCTGAGCAACCTGATGACGGCGGCGCGCGTGACGCTGGCCCCGAGCCATGCGGAGCGGGCCGGCATGCCGGCGGACGAGCGGCGGGCGCTGGCGCTCGCCTCCTGCCGGGAGGCGGGGCCGATCCGGCTGCAGGCCCTGACTGCCGAGACCTGCCGGTGGCCGCTGACAGCGGATGACGGATCAACGGTTTATTGCGGCGCCGAGCGGGCGCACGGGGCGTTCTGCGCGGGGCACGGGTCGATCGCGTACTGCCCGTCGCCGGCGGACAAGGCCCGGCTGGCGCGGCTGCAGCGTCAGGCTGCGCGGCGCAAGGCGGCGCGGGTGGAGGTGGAGCATGACTGA